In the genome of Fusobacterium necrogenes, one region contains:
- a CDS encoding FAD:protein FMN transferase, protein MIKKILAIFILPIFILSCSKDILKIENSKFLFGTYISISVYDEDEKLANKAIEAAFKEIERIDNKFNSKIRGSIIDNLNSGKRKEIELDEEGIYLFQNLKKIYELSHGKYDVTIGPLLELWDFGSKDERRLPTEEEIKKAQKNIGFDNLVLEGNKLLFSKDNVEIDTGSFLKGYAVERAKKIMREMGVESAFISSISSIETINLKPDGKPWKIGVENPENNREILGIVELNNQGMGVSGDYQTYIEINGKRYHHIIDKTTGFPVEDKKMIVVISDNAFFSDMYSTAFFTMPIDEILDYSDKNNLGVLIVDKDMKIYKNSKINIELK, encoded by the coding sequence ATGATAAAAAAAATATTGGCAATTTTTATATTGCCAATTTTTATTTTGTCATGCAGTAAAGATATACTAAAAATAGAGAATAGTAAATTTTTATTTGGAACTTATATAAGTATATCTGTGTATGATGAGGATGAAAAATTGGCAAATAAAGCTATTGAAGCTGCTTTTAAAGAAATAGAAAGAATAGATAACAAGTTTAATAGTAAAATAAGAGGAAGTATTATAGATAATTTAAATTCTGGGAAGAGAAAAGAGATAGAATTGGATGAAGAAGGAATATACCTATTTCAAAATTTAAAAAAAATTTACGAATTATCACATGGAAAATATGATGTTACGATAGGACCATTACTTGAATTATGGGATTTTGGTAGTAAAGATGAGAGGAGATTACCAACAGAAGAAGAGATAAAGAAAGCTCAAAAAAATATAGGTTTTGATAATCTCGTTTTAGAAGGAAATAAACTATTGTTTTCTAAAGATAATGTGGAGATAGATACTGGATCTTTTTTAAAGGGATATGCTGTTGAAAGAGCTAAAAAGATAATGAGGGAGATGGGTGTAGAGAGTGCTTTTATATCTTCAATTTCAAGTATAGAAACAATAAATTTAAAACCGGATGGTAAACCTTGGAAAATAGGAGTAGAAAATCCTGAAAATAATAGAGAAATTTTAGGGATAGTAGAATTAAATAATCAAGGAATGGGAGTTTCAGGAGATTATCAAACTTATATAGAGATAAATGGAAAAAGATATCATCACATAATTGATAAAACGACTGGTTTTCCTGTAGAAGATAAAAAAATGATAGTAGTAATATCAGACAATGCTTTTTTCTCAGATATGTATTCTACAGCTTTTTTCACTATGCCTATTGATGAAATATTAGATTATTCTGATAAAAATAATTTAGGTGTATTGATAGTTGATAAAGATATGAAAATTTATAAAAATTCTAAGATAAATATAGAGTTAAAATGA
- the rpoZ gene encoding DNA-directed RNA polymerase subunit omega, whose amino-acid sequence MKKEIIYDELLEKIPNKYILTIVSGQRARQIGKGDSLLTKCSKKDTDVKKAFREILAGKIGYEIVEDKVGE is encoded by the coding sequence ATGAAAAAAGAGATAATATATGATGAATTATTAGAAAAAATACCAAATAAATATATATTGACTATCGTAAGTGGACAAAGAGCTAGACAAATAGGTAAAGGAGATTCTCTTTTAACAAAGTGTAGTAAAAAAGATACTGATGTAAAAAAGGCATTTAGAGAGATATTAGCTGGTAAGATAGGATATGAAATAGTAGAGGATAAAGTTGGTGAGTAA
- the gmk gene encoding guanylate kinase, with protein sequence MSRGIKGHLYIVSGPSGAGKSTICRMVRKMLGINLATSATTRAPREGEMNGRDYYFLTKDEFLAKEKNGEFLEYATVHGNYYGTLKSEVESRILSGEDVILEIDVQGGLQVKAKYPDAHLIFFKTPTMEDLENRLRGRKTDSEETIQLRLKNSIKELEYEKEYEITIINNTVEESCAALRRIIEEKYN encoded by the coding sequence ATGAGTAGAGGAATAAAAGGACATCTATATATAGTATCGGGGCCTAGTGGTGCAGGAAAGTCTACTATTTGTAGGATGGTACGTAAAATGCTTGGGATAAATTTAGCTACTTCAGCGACGACAAGAGCTCCTAGAGAAGGGGAGATGAATGGTAGAGACTATTATTTTTTGACTAAAGATGAATTTTTAGCTAAAGAAAAAAATGGAGAATTTTTAGAATATGCAACTGTTCATGGTAACTATTATGGAACTTTAAAATCAGAAGTAGAGAGTAGAATTTTATCTGGAGAAGATGTAATATTAGAAATAGATGTTCAAGGAGGGCTTCAAGTAAAAGCTAAATATCCAGATGCACATTTAATTTTCTTCAAAACTCCGACCATGGAAGATTTAGAAAATAGACTAAGAGGCAGGAAGACTGATAGTGAAGAAACTATTCAATTAAGACTTAAAAATTCTATAAAAGAATTAGAATATGAAAAAGAATATGAAATAACAATTATAAATAATACTGTTGAAGAATCTTGTGCAGCACTTAGAAGAATTATAGAGGAAAAATATAATTAA
- a CDS encoding extracellular matrix/biofilm biosynthesis regulator RemA family protein, translating to MKPINIGFGNIVIQSRIIAVITPDSAPSKRLRDEAKIENRLIDATLGKKTKTLIITDSNHVIMSAINPETISLRIEKGEKDE from the coding sequence ATGAAACCAATAAATATAGGATTTGGTAATATAGTTATACAAAGTAGAATTATAGCAGTAATAACTCCTGATTCTGCTCCTAGCAAACGTCTTAGAGATGAAGCAAAAATTGAAAATAGACTTATTGATGCTACTTTAGGGAAAAAGACAAAGACTCTTATAATAACTGATTCAAACCATGTTATAATGTCAGCAATAAATCCGGAGACAATATCACTTAGGATAGAGAAAGGAGAAAAAGATGAGTAG
- a CDS encoding YicC/YloC family endoribonuclease: MRSMTGYSKLAYQDEKFALNMELKSVNNKNLNLRIKLPYSLNFLEGAIRTEIASKISRGSLDLKIEFSDLRDLGKLFDYDKEQSKQYMSVLLEMEKDFNEKFSNKMDILVRNLDVIKKNDFEINENEYTNFILKKIEELLIPFIQTREEEGERLKFYLLERLEVLEVNIEEIKKYKDIVVETYKNKLLERLDKVKTSIEFKEEDILKEILLFTDKSDISEELSRLDSHLEQLKKEISIKGIPVGKKIDFILQEIYRELNTTGVKSNLYEISKLIVESKNELEKIREQSMNIE, translated from the coding sequence ATGAGAAGTATGACAGGTTATTCAAAGCTAGCTTATCAAGATGAAAAATTTGCTTTGAATATGGAACTAAAAAGTGTGAACAACAAAAATTTAAATTTAAGAATAAAACTTCCATATAGTCTTAATTTCTTAGAAGGAGCAATAAGAACGGAGATAGCTTCAAAAATAAGTAGAGGTTCACTAGATTTGAAAATTGAGTTTAGTGATTTGAGAGATTTGGGGAAACTTTTTGATTATGACAAAGAGCAAAGTAAGCAATATATGAGCGTATTACTTGAGATGGAAAAGGATTTTAATGAAAAATTTAGTAACAAAATGGATATTTTAGTTAGAAATTTAGATGTAATAAAGAAAAATGATTTTGAAATTAATGAAAATGAATATACAAATTTTATATTAAAAAAAATAGAAGAGCTATTGATTCCTTTTATTCAAACGAGGGAAGAAGAAGGTGAAAGACTAAAGTTTTATCTTTTAGAGAGATTAGAAGTATTAGAAGTTAACATAGAAGAGATAAAAAAATATAAAGACATAGTTGTAGAAACTTATAAGAATAAATTGTTAGAAAGATTAGATAAAGTAAAAACAAGTATTGAATTTAAGGAAGAAGACATATTAAAGGAGATATTACTTTTTACAGATAAATCAGATATATCTGAAGAGCTTTCTAGATTAGATAGTCATTTAGAACAATTGAAAAAGGAGATTTCTATTAAAGGGATTCCAGTAGGGAAAAAGATTGACTTTATATTACAAGAGATATATAGAGAATTAAATACAACAGGAGTAAAATCAAATCTTTATGAAATTTCAAAACTTATAGTAGAAAGTAAAAATGAGTTAGAAAAAATAAGAGAACAATCTATGAATATAGAATAG
- the rpoC gene encoding DNA-directed RNA polymerase subunit beta', whose protein sequence is MGIRSFEKIRIRLASPEKIEEWSHGEVTKPETINYRTLNPESDGLFCEKIFGPTKDWECACGKYKRMRYKGLVCEKCGVEVTRSKVRRERMGHISLAAPVSHIWYSKGTPNKMSLIIGLSPKELESVLYFARYVVTETGESNLKEGKILTEKEYKLYKQLYGNRFEALMGAEAILKLLEKINLEELRIELEKELDDVSSSQKRKKVVKRLKIVRDFIASNNKPEWMILKNVPVIPADLRPMVQLDGGRFATSDLNDLYRRVINRNNRLKKLLEIKAPEIVVKNEKRMLQEAVDALIDNGRRGKPVVAQNNRELKSLSDMLKGKQGRFRQNLLGKRVDYSARSVIVVGPSLKMNQCGIPKKMALELYKPFIMRELVKRELASNIKTAKKLVEEADDKVWDVIEDVIQDHPVLLNRAPTLHRLSIQAFEPVLIEGKAIRLHPLVCSAFNADFDGDQMAVHLMLSPEAIMEAKLLMLAPNNIISPSNGEPIAVPSQDMVMGCFYMTKERAGSKGEGKAFSNIDQALTAYHNGVLDTHAIIKVRINGEMVETTPGRLMFNELLPEVDKQYNQTFGKSQLKKLIAKLYDEHGFTETAELINKIKDFGYHYGAMAGVSVGIEDLEIPEAKKEILAKADEQVAQIEADYKAGKIINEERYRKTITVWSEATDAVTKAMMDGLDQFNPVYMMANSGARGNISQMRQLAAMRGNMADTQGRIIEVPIKANFREGLTVLEFFMSSHGARKGLADTALRTADSGYLTRRLVDISHEVIVNAEDCGTYQGIEVGELISEGKVIEELKERINGRVLAEDLVFKGEVIAPRNTLIEKELIKKIDELGVRKVKIRSPLTCALEKGVCRKCYGMDLSNHKEILLGEAVGVIAAQSIGEPGTQLTMRTFHTGGVATAAAVVTGVRAENSGKVAYRDVKILINEENGDEIVVSQSAKLIIGNYDYEIPSGSILKVKEGQHVEIGETLVTFDPFHIPIIADQDGRIEYRELYVKENYDEKYDVTEFMAIKPVESGDINPRVVVFDAEGNTKGSYTIPFGAYLMVREGEEIKKGQIIAKIIKEGAGTKDITGGLPRVQELFEARNPKGKAMLTEIEGKVEVTGKKKKGMRVILVKSVSDSSDYKEYLVPVGERLVVTDGMLVKAGDKITEGAISPFDILNIKGLVAAEQFILESVQQVYRDQGVTVNDKHIEIIVKQMFKKVRIVDSGASLFLEDEVVEKRVVELENEKLQAEGKAIIKYEPIIQGITKAAVNTGSFISAASFQETTKVLSNAAIEGKVDFLEGLKENVIIGKKIPAGTGFSAYKKIKAKVKEEELMEQE, encoded by the coding sequence ATGGGAATTAGAAGTTTTGAGAAAATAAGAATTAGATTAGCATCTCCTGAGAAAATAGAAGAATGGTCTCATGGAGAGGTTACAAAACCTGAAACAATAAACTACAGAACTTTAAATCCAGAAAGTGATGGGCTTTTCTGTGAAAAAATATTCGGACCAACTAAAGATTGGGAATGTGCATGTGGAAAGTATAAGAGAATGAGATATAAAGGTCTAGTTTGTGAAAAATGTGGGGTAGAAGTAACTAGATCTAAGGTAAGAAGAGAGAGAATGGGACATATTTCTCTAGCTGCACCAGTTTCTCATATTTGGTATTCTAAAGGGACACCAAATAAAATGTCACTTATAATAGGACTATCTCCAAAAGAATTAGAATCAGTATTATATTTTGCTAGATATGTAGTTACTGAAACTGGAGAAAGTAATTTAAAAGAAGGGAAAATCTTAACTGAAAAAGAATATAAACTATATAAGCAATTATATGGAAATAGATTTGAAGCTTTAATGGGAGCTGAAGCTATTTTAAAGCTTCTTGAGAAAATTAATCTTGAAGAATTAAGAATAGAGTTAGAAAAAGAGTTAGATGATGTAAGTTCATCTCAAAAGAGAAAGAAAGTTGTTAAGAGATTAAAAATAGTAAGAGATTTTATAGCTTCTAACAACAAACCTGAGTGGATGATACTTAAAAATGTTCCAGTAATACCAGCTGATTTAAGACCAATGGTACAATTAGATGGAGGAAGATTTGCAACTTCTGACTTAAATGATTTATATAGAAGAGTTATTAACAGAAATAATAGACTTAAAAAACTATTAGAAATAAAAGCACCTGAAATAGTTGTTAAAAACGAAAAAAGAATGCTTCAAGAAGCAGTAGATGCTTTAATAGATAATGGAAGAAGAGGAAAACCAGTAGTTGCTCAAAACAATAGAGAGTTAAAATCTCTTTCTGATATGTTAAAAGGAAAACAAGGAAGATTTAGACAAAACCTACTTGGGAAAAGAGTTGACTACTCAGCAAGATCAGTTATCGTTGTAGGACCATCATTAAAAATGAATCAATGTGGAATTCCTAAGAAAATGGCTCTTGAGTTATATAAACCTTTCATTATGAGAGAATTAGTAAAAAGAGAGTTAGCTTCTAACATAAAAACAGCTAAAAAATTAGTTGAAGAAGCAGATGATAAAGTATGGGATGTAATTGAGGATGTAATTCAAGACCACCCAGTACTACTTAACAGAGCTCCAACTCTACACAGACTATCTATTCAAGCATTTGAACCAGTATTAATAGAAGGAAAAGCAATTAGACTTCACCCATTAGTATGTTCTGCATTCAATGCTGACTTCGACGGAGATCAAATGGCAGTTCACTTAATGTTATCTCCAGAAGCCATAATGGAAGCAAAGCTATTAATGTTAGCACCAAATAACATAATATCTCCATCAAACGGAGAGCCAATAGCAGTTCCATCTCAAGACATGGTCATGGGGTGTTTCTATATGACTAAGGAAAGAGCAGGATCTAAAGGAGAAGGGAAGGCATTTTCTAATATAGATCAAGCTTTGACAGCTTATCATAATGGAGTATTAGATACTCATGCTATAATTAAAGTTAGAATAAATGGTGAAATGGTAGAAACTACTCCTGGAAGACTTATGTTTAATGAGTTATTACCTGAAGTAGACAAGCAATACAATCAAACTTTTGGTAAATCTCAACTTAAGAAGTTAATTGCTAAATTATATGATGAGCATGGATTTACTGAAACAGCTGAATTAATCAATAAGATTAAGGATTTCGGATACCATTATGGAGCTATGGCTGGGGTATCAGTAGGTATAGAAGACCTTGAAATTCCAGAAGCTAAAAAAGAGATCCTAGCAAAAGCAGATGAGCAAGTAGCTCAAATCGAAGCTGATTATAAAGCAGGAAAAATTATAAATGAAGAAAGATATAGAAAAACAATTACTGTATGGTCTGAAGCAACAGATGCTGTTACAAAGGCAATGATGGATGGACTAGATCAATTTAATCCAGTTTATATGATGGCGAATTCAGGAGCCAGAGGTAATATTTCTCAGATGAGACAGTTAGCGGCAATGAGAGGGAACATGGCCGATACACAAGGGAGAATCATTGAGGTACCTATTAAAGCTAACTTCCGTGAAGGACTAACAGTATTAGAATTCTTTATGTCATCACATGGAGCGAGAAAAGGATTGGCTGATACTGCTTTAAGAACTGCTGACTCAGGATATTTGACAAGGAGACTTGTTGATATTTCACACGAAGTTATAGTTAATGCAGAAGATTGTGGAACTTATCAAGGAATTGAAGTAGGAGAGCTAATCTCTGAAGGTAAGGTAATTGAAGAATTAAAAGAAAGAATAAATGGAAGAGTTCTTGCAGAAGATTTAGTATTTAAAGGAGAAGTAATAGCTCCAAGAAATACTTTAATTGAAAAAGAATTAATTAAGAAGATAGATGAATTAGGAGTAAGAAAAGTTAAGATAAGATCTCCATTAACATGTGCTCTTGAAAAAGGAGTATGTAGAAAATGTTATGGAATGGATTTATCTAATCATAAAGAGATATTACTTGGAGAAGCAGTTGGAGTTATTGCAGCTCAATCAATCGGGGAACCAGGAACTCAGCTTACAATGAGAACATTCCATACTGGAGGAGTTGCAACAGCAGCAGCTGTAGTAACAGGAGTTAGAGCTGAAAATTCAGGAAAAGTAGCTTATAGAGATGTAAAAATACTAATAAATGAGGAAAATGGAGATGAAATAGTAGTTAGCCAATCAGCTAAGTTAATTATAGGAAACTATGATTATGAAATTCCATCAGGTTCTATCTTAAAAGTAAAAGAGGGACAACATGTGGAGATTGGAGAGACATTAGTTACATTTGACCCATTCCATATCCCTATTATTGCTGACCAAGATGGAAGAATTGAGTATAGAGAACTTTATGTAAAAGAAAACTATGACGAAAAATATGATGTTACAGAATTTATGGCAATTAAACCTGTGGAATCTGGAGACATCAATCCAAGAGTTGTAGTATTTGATGCTGAAGGAAACACAAAAGGAAGCTATACTATCCCATTCGGAGCTTATTTAATGGTAAGAGAAGGGGAAGAGATTAAAAAAGGACAAATTATTGCTAAAATTATTAAAGAAGGAGCAGGAACAAAAGACATTACTGGGGGTCTTCCAAGAGTTCAAGAGTTATTTGAAGCTAGAAATCCTAAAGGAAAAGCAATGCTTACTGAAATAGAAGGTAAGGTAGAAGTAACTGGTAAGAAGAAGAAAGGTATGAGAGTAATCTTAGTTAAATCAGTTTCTGATTCAAGTGATTATAAAGAGTATTTAGTACCAGTTGGAGAGCGTCTAGTTGTTACTGACGGAATGCTTGTAAAAGCTGGAGATAAGATAACAGAAGGAGCTATTTCTCCATTTGATATTCTAAATATTAAAGGACTTGTAGCAGCTGAACAGTTTATCCTAGAATCTGTACAACAAGTGTATAGAGACCAAGGAGTTACTGTAAATGATAAACATATTGAGATTATCGTTAAACAAATGTTTAAAAAAGTAAGAATAGTTGACTCAGGAGCATCTTTATTCTTAGAGGATGAAGTTGTAGAAAAGAGAGTAGTAGAGTTAGAAAACGAAAAACTTCAAGCTGAAGGAAAAGCTATAATTAAATATGAACCAATTATTCAAGGTATTACTAAAGCAGCTGTTAATACAGGAAGTTTCATATCAGCAGCTTCGTTCCAAGAGACTACAAAAGTTCTTTCTAATGCTGCTATTGAGGGAAAAGTTGACTTCTTAGAAGGATTAAAAGAAAACGTAATTATCGGTAAGAAAATACCAGCTGGAACTGGATTTAGTGCTTATAAAAAGATAAAAGCAAAAGTCAAAGAGGAAGAATTAATGGAACAAGAGTAA
- the rpoB gene encoding DNA-directed RNA polymerase subunit beta translates to MGKLVERLNFGKIKERGIMPHFLEFQLDSYEDFLQAKEAPNNRKDKGLESAFREIFPVESSNGDIKLEYVAYELHEAEPPLNDELECKKRGKTYSASLKVRLRLINKKSGNEIQESLVYFGEIPLMTERGTFIINGAERVVVSQLHRSPGVSFNKEINIQTGKDLFSGKIIPYKGTWLEFETDKNDFLSVKIDRKKKVLATVFLKAIDFFENNTEIKDYFLETKELELTPIFQKYKNREELVSVLRTKFEGSFIKEDIYDEETGEIIAEVDAVIDETLIENLIDTKIEKVVYWEVKPEDKLLANTVLNDTTLTKEDAVTEVFKKLRPGDLVTIDSAKSLIRQMFFNPQRYDLEPVGRYKMNKRLKLNVADDEILLTKEDIIATMKYVINLNNGNGHTDDIDNLSNRRVRGVGELLLMQIKAGLSKMGKMVREKMTIQDSETLTPQSLLNTRPLNALILDFFGSGQLSQFMDQSNPLSELTHKRRISALGPGGLSRERAGFEVRDVHDSHYGRICPIETPEGPNIGLIGSLAIYAKINKYGFIETPYIKVVDGKADFDRIEYLAADEEEGLFIAQADTKIGENNELLGEVVCRFGHEIVNITGEKVDYLDISPKQVVSVSAGLIPFLEHDDANRALMGSNMQRQAVPLLRTEAPYIGTGLERKVAVDSGALVLSKVDGKVVYVDASKVVVEDENGKEHKYRLLNYERSNASMCLHQSPLVSLGDEVKIGSILADGPATKGGDLALGRNILMAFMPWEGYNYEDAILISDRLRKDDVFTSIHIEEYEIEARNTKLGDEEITREIPNISEEALRKLDANGIITIGSEVGPGDILVGKTAPKGETEPPAEEKLLRAIFGEKARDVRDTSLRMPHGSKGTVVEILELSRENGDELKAGVNKAIKILVAEKRKITVGDKMSGRHGNKGVVSRVLPAEDMPFLADGTHLDVVLNPLGVPSRMNIGQVLEVHLGMAMGNYNGGTHIATPVFDGASEEQVKDYLEKLGFPRSGKVDLYDGRTGDKFDNPVTVGRMYMLKLHHLVEDKMHARAIGPYSLVTQQPLGGKAQFGGQRLGEMEVWALEAYGASNILQEMLTVKSDDVTGRTKTYEAIIKGEEMPEADLPESFKVLLKEFQALALDVELFDSEDNIINVDEELNKEEVLTEYSPLDDFKD, encoded by the coding sequence ATGGGGAAACTCGTTGAAAGATTGAATTTTGGAAAGATAAAAGAGAGAGGAATTATGCCTCATTTTCTTGAGTTCCAATTGGATTCCTATGAAGATTTTCTACAAGCTAAAGAAGCTCCAAATAATAGAAAAGACAAGGGGTTAGAATCAGCTTTTAGAGAAATTTTCCCTGTTGAATCTTCTAATGGAGATATCAAGTTAGAATATGTAGCTTATGAATTACATGAAGCTGAACCACCATTAAATGATGAACTTGAGTGTAAAAAAAGAGGTAAGACTTATTCTGCTTCTTTAAAAGTTAGATTAAGACTTATAAATAAGAAGAGCGGAAATGAGATTCAAGAATCATTGGTGTATTTTGGAGAGATACCTTTAATGACTGAAAGAGGTACTTTTATAATAAATGGAGCGGAAAGAGTTGTTGTATCACAGTTACATAGATCACCAGGAGTATCATTTAATAAGGAGATAAATATTCAGACTGGAAAAGATTTATTTTCTGGAAAGATTATTCCATATAAGGGGACTTGGCTTGAATTCGAAACTGATAAGAATGATTTTCTAAGTGTTAAGATTGACAGGAAGAAAAAAGTATTAGCAACTGTATTCTTAAAGGCTATTGATTTTTTCGAGAATAATACAGAGATAAAAGATTACTTTTTAGAAACTAAGGAATTAGAATTAACTCCTATATTCCAAAAATATAAAAATAGAGAAGAGTTAGTAAGTGTTCTTAGAACAAAGTTTGAAGGAAGTTTTATAAAAGAAGATATATATGATGAAGAAACTGGAGAGATAATAGCTGAAGTAGATGCGGTTATTGATGAAACACTGATAGAGAACTTAATAGATACAAAAATAGAAAAAGTTGTTTATTGGGAAGTAAAACCAGAAGATAAGCTATTAGCTAATACTGTTTTAAATGATACTACATTAACTAAGGAGGATGCTGTAACTGAGGTATTCAAAAAATTAAGACCTGGAGATTTAGTTACAATAGACTCAGCAAAATCACTTATTAGACAAATGTTTTTCAATCCTCAAAGATATGATCTTGAGCCAGTTGGAAGATATAAGATGAATAAGAGACTTAAGTTAAATGTAGCAGATGATGAGATACTTTTAACTAAAGAGGATATCATTGCAACTATGAAGTATGTAATTAATTTAAACAATGGAAATGGACATACTGATGATATAGATAATTTATCTAATAGAAGGGTAAGAGGAGTTGGAGAGTTACTTTTAATGCAAATTAAAGCTGGACTTTCTAAAATGGGTAAAATGGTAAGAGAAAAAATGACTATTCAAGATTCAGAAACATTAACTCCACAATCACTTTTAAATACTAGACCATTGAATGCATTAATATTAGATTTTTTTGGTTCAGGACAATTATCTCAGTTCATGGATCAATCAAATCCATTGTCTGAGCTAACTCATAAGAGAAGAATATCAGCATTAGGACCAGGAGGACTTTCAAGAGAAAGAGCAGGTTTCGAAGTTAGAGACGTACATGATTCTCACTACGGAAGAATCTGTCCTATAGAAACACCAGAAGGACCAAATATCGGTCTTATTGGATCTTTAGCTATCTATGCTAAAATTAATAAATACGGATTTATTGAAACTCCATATATAAAAGTAGTAGATGGAAAAGCTGATTTTGATAGAATAGAGTATTTAGCAGCAGATGAAGAAGAGGGATTATTCATTGCTCAAGCGGATACTAAAATTGGAGAAAATAACGAACTTTTAGGAGAGGTTGTTTGTAGATTTGGACATGAAATAGTAAATATAACTGGAGAGAAAGTTGATTATTTAGATATTTCCCCTAAACAAGTGGTGTCTGTATCAGCAGGATTAATTCCATTTCTTGAGCATGACGATGCTAACAGAGCACTCATGGGATCAAATATGCAAAGACAAGCTGTACCATTATTAAGAACTGAAGCACCTTATATTGGAACAGGGCTTGAAAGAAAAGTTGCTGTAGATTCAGGAGCTTTAGTACTATCTAAAGTGGATGGAAAAGTTGTATATGTAGATGCTAGTAAGGTTGTTGTAGAGGATGAAAATGGAAAAGAACATAAGTATAGATTGTTAAATTATGAAAGATCAAATGCTTCAATGTGTTTACATCAAAGTCCGCTAGTTTCATTAGGTGATGAGGTGAAGATAGGAAGTATTTTAGCTGATGGACCGGCAACAAAAGGTGGAGATTTAGCATTAGGAAGAAATATACTTATGGCATTTATGCCTTGGGAAGGATATAATTACGAGGATGCGATTCTAATTTCTGACAGGTTAAGAAAAGATGACGTATTTACATCAATTCATATTGAAGAATATGAAATAGAAGCTAGAAATACAAAATTAGGAGATGAAGAGATCACAAGAGAGATTCCTAATATTTCTGAAGAAGCATTAAGAAAATTGGATGCTAATGGTATTATAACTATTGGTTCTGAAGTAGGACCAGGAGATATCCTAGTAGGAAAAACTGCTCCTAAAGGAGAAACTGAACCACCTGCAGAAGAAAAACTTTTAAGAGCAATCTTTGGAGAAAAAGCAAGGGATGTAAGAGATACATCTCTAAGAATGCCTCATGGTTCAAAAGGAACAGTAGTAGAAATTCTTGAATTATCAAGAGAAAATGGCGATGAATTAAAAGCTGGTGTAAATAAAGCTATAAAAATATTAGTTGCAGAAAAAAGAAAAATCACTGTTGGAGATAAAATGTCAGGACGTCATGGAAATAAAGGGGTTGTATCAAGAGTACTACCAGCAGAAGATATGCCTTTCTTAGCCGATGGAACACATTTAGACGTTGTACTTAATCCTCTAGGGGTACCTTCACGTATGAACATAGGGCAAGTACTAGAGGTTCACTTAGGAATGGCTATGGGGAATTATAATGGTGGAACACACATAGCAACTCCAGTATTTGACGGAGCATCTGAAGAACAAGTTAAGGATTACTTAGAAAAATTGGGATTCCCTAGAAGTGGAAAAGTTGACTTATACGATGGAAGAACAGGAGATAAATTTGATAACCCTGTAACAGTAGGAAGAATGTATATGTTAAAACTTCACCACCTAGTTGAAGATAAGATGCATGCAAGAGCAATCGGACCATACTCATTAGTAACTCAACAACCACTAGGAGGAAAGGCTCAATTCGGAGGACAAAGACTTGGAGAAATGGAAGTTTGGGCGCTAGAGGCATACGGGGCATCTAATATACTTCAAGAGATGTTAACGGTAAAATCAGATGACGTTACTGGAAGAACTAAGACTTATGAAGCTATTATTAAAGGTGAAGAGATGCCAGAGGCTGACTTACCTGAGTCATTTAAAGTACTATTAAAAGAGTTCCAAGCATTAGCACTAGATGTAGAACTATTTGATAGTGAAGATAATATAATAAATGTAGATGAAGAGTTAAATAAAGAAGAGGTATTAACAGAGTACTCTCCTTTAGATGACTTTAAAGATTAA
- the rplL gene encoding 50S ribosomal protein L7/L12 produces MAFNREQFIADLEAMTVLELKELVTALEEHFGVTAAAPVAVAVAGGEAAAAEEKTEFDVILTSAGANKIAVIKEVRGITGLGLKEAKELVDNGGKLKEGVAKEEAEAIKEKLTAAGATVEVK; encoded by the coding sequence ATGGCATTCAATAGAGAGCAATTTATAGCTGATTTAGAAGCTATGACAGTTTTAGAATTAAAAGAATTAGTAACTGCTTTAGAAGAGCACTTTGGTGTAACAGCAGCAGCTCCAGTAGCAGTAGCAGTAGCAGGAGGAGAAGCAGCAGCAGCTGAGGAGAAAACTGAATTTGACGTAATCTTAACTTCTGCAGGAGCTAATAAAATAGCTGTAATTAAAGAAGTAAGAGGAATAACTGGATTAGGATTAAAAGAAGCTAAAGAATTAGTAGACAACGGTGGAAAATTAAAAGAAGGAGTTGCTAAAGAAGAAGCTGAAGCTATAAAAGAGAAGTTAACAGCTGCTGGAGCAACTGTAGAAGTTAAATAA